The sequence CTCCTCGGACAAACGGTCGGACAAGAAACCATCAAATCAAgcacaggtaaaaaaaatcaacaaaaaacaaatgccCGTGAAGATaatttctctttcctctttatTGAGATGAATTTGCAGTATTCAATTTATTCATAAAACACTCTAAACCAGCATGAAGAAGACAACAGGGCTAATACgtcaaaaaaaatgtcttggtttgcaaatcatttaaacgcTACATGTGATTGGAAACAGTACAACGACAACTTTCATAACTGGAAAGTTATAATGTGCTATGAAACATATGAGCTCAATTTAGACTGAAtaccagcaacatgtttcaaaaacattggGAAGGGGTTAAAGTCTTGCTTCAAAACCTGTACATATTGTCCAGAATAATGGAGCTTTCCCAGATGCGTTAAGATACCCATGGGCACTCGTGCATCCCCATATCATCActgatgctggcttttgaacctCTTGTCTATATAGCGGAGGAATGCTAAGtccatggtttccaaaaagaatgtcaaattttgactCCTCAGATctcagttttccacttcacctcaCCCAAGAGCAGTTGCCAGGGTTTCTGGATAATTGTATGTTTTCCCCTTTCATGGTACagctttaacctgcatttgGAGATGCAGCGATGGACTGTGTTCATATCTGAGAAATCTCAAAAAGGGGAAATGATAAATACCCCTATTTGAGATGATTGCTGCAAAAttatcagggttttttttttccttcaaggactgtttgtgtcttttacagttttgtacaaactaaagctcctgtgagcaacTTCCAGTTTGTGATGATTTTGGGGAAACTTATGGCCAAAGCAGTGCCTCTTGTCTCTGCTGATTTTGTCATGTCAATTTGTGAATAGTGTTCCTGTAAAAATCGTCAAAAAATCTTTGCTGcgaaaaatgtataaaagtcTTATAGTGCTACTTATCACTTTATCTGACACCCAGCAGGCATTAAAGAATAATTGTAATTGTCAGTCTTTGTGCTGATGGTCTCCTTTTGAAGCTCATAGAAAAGCATCAGTTTTCATTTTAGTCTGTTCCATTCACActaaaaactccccacaggagATTTGAACTGGCACACGTGTAAATCTTTTATTCACAAATTAGATAATAATGTTCCAAAACCAAGAAAAGGAACCATCTACCTGACGCTTCTCTCCTACTACTCCTCTGTTGAACGCTACCTGAATCCTTCCTGAAGTTAGATACAGGCGATGTAAATGAAGATGAGTCAGATTagtttggtttttaaaaaaaaaaaaaggacttcaTCTGCTCCACCAATAATCCCCTCAGGTATCAACCACCAGTATAGAGTATTTTCCCTGTGATTGCATGGAAAGGAAAGCCTTGCATCATTGCCATTGAGTAAGAACATCCTTTCATCCTCTAAATGCCTTTATCTAGGTTAAGTGTTGTACGATGTCCCAGTACATGGTAAATGCCTGCCAGTTACAGTTCTTCTTGTTTAACTAGTTACCCCCTATTTATCTGATTGGCTGAGTTAAGATTAATCATTCATTGCTAGTGTGTAAGTGTTTGGTGAGGCGTACTTGCAATCTAGGTCATTTGGCTCGAGTGAGCGTGCTCTCAGGCTTCACAGGAACAGACATCTTGCATAAACctctgaaaataacaacatgtACAAAAATCCTTCCATTCAGCCACACATGTACTTGTCATGTTTGTGTGGTAACTTAAAAAGCACTTCATCTACTGTGTTGATTTCCACAAATCGCCCTTGTTTTGTTAGCTCATAAAACTAGTTTTTATGCGAGTGCTTACATAACTCATACAAACCCGTGTATGAACAGAGCTGAATGCAGTCACGTTGTATTGAAACACCGCATAGTATGTTATGTTTCTGCAGTAACTGTGtacatgttctccctgtgcctGAGCAGATTCTTCAAAAGCTATAGCATGTACAAACATTGGTTTTCAAGAATCACAGAGATGGTTTCATTGAGTTCTTGATTGAAACCACATCTCTCAAGTACACTGACATACAAGCTTCATTGAGTTGATATGTTTGTGTTAACAAAATGGGTTTATCTAATCTCCCAAAAGTTACAGgactttctcctctcttcttcttttaaacttGTGTTTCCAGCCTCTTACAAATAAAAGTTTAATATGCAATCTTCTTTTAGACAGTTGTTGTGTCTAACATACCTGTGAAGGAGATATCATGGCTTCTGTATGTTCACCAGCTCACCATAAAAGGAGATTAAAAAGGGGACTAATGTTCAACAGGATAACTGTTAAGATGATCAGCAAAGACCCAGCTAGCCTGATCAATTTTAAGAATGTCTCAGCCTCTGCTTCACAAAGTTTGATCTTTTTAAGCCTTCATAATGGTAAGAGTATCAGTGATGATGTTTGATTGATTTGTACTTAtacagcacttttctagtctttccactggaagtgcttttacactcaatcaatcattcaatctttaATCAGTCTtaatttatatagtgccaatgcacaacaaatgttatctcaaagtctttacaaaaagagcaggtctagaccaagactcaacatcaagacaggataacatccagtcccatcttacagacaggactcagtctgatctcatcttaatccaccatgagcagagcactttgcaacacttagcaagttacagcggcaaggacaaactttcttcaacaggcagaaacctcgagcagaactagactcatgtaagacagaCACATTCACCCACTGACACCCTACTCATACACTGATAGCAGAGGATGTTACACCCAGGGACCATCAGCATTACCCAATCCCATCCATATGCACTCACACACCGCTGGTGCTGACTATGTCACTGGGAGCAATTTAGGGTTTAGTCTCCCAATCACACTTAGACATATGACAGCAGAGGCTGGTATCAAACTGTCAACCCTCTGACTGAAAGACGACCAGCTCTTCTACtggagccacagctgcccaatTAAATCCTTCTGGTTTGTCTTTATTCACATAGAAAATAGAAAGTGAGTTTTTTTAAGCTCTCTTAAAACATGACGAGGTATTAGTGATTAAATCTCCATTTGCAAGCCACATACCACGCGCaccaggggtgtgtgtgtgtgtgtgtgtgtgtgtgtgtgtgtgtgtgtgtgtgtgtgtgtgtgtgtgtgtgtgtgtgtgtgtgtgtgtgtgtgtgcgtgtgtgcctaTTGGAAACGGGGCACTGACTTATTAAATGTATGTGTACACACATCTCCAAAGATCTTCCTGTCTCCACTATCTCACCTATTTTAACAATAAGATATCACAAAACGTTGTGTGTTtgggtttagtttttttaattcaagaaAGTACAACTTATAATTCATCATGATTCATTCTTTCAAGGCACTTCAAGAAGCTATATCTCAAAAGATGACCTTACATCGTACCATCAGAGGAGTGTGCTGCATTGATATATAGCATCAGCTTGTTGCAATAAAGCCTGATCACTGGATTTGAAAGCTTGGCAGGGCCTTTGTCATACCCTTGAGACACTGCTGTGTACACCATGTCCAAACATCCACTGTACAGTCCATGCTGCTGAATGATTGAGGCATTTCCACAGTGTCAGCAGGGGCCTTGTTTCTTGCATCACAAggggacatgcagcaaatatcACCTCCATGCTAACAGTTCTGCTCCCTCTCAGTGAAGCAGTTAGCTTCTCTAAATAAGATCCCTGACTCGAGCATCCTTCCCCCCACTACAACAAAGACATTTGGTCTTGGATAACAGATAAAGGAGGTGTAGAGGTTTGTGGGGATTAAATATGagggtgtgagtgagtgtgagtgtattTTTAGATGTGACTGTGTTCGTGTATGGTGGCAGAGATCAAATAATCATCACATAACTGCTAGATTTGCAGACAACACAACATCAGTACTATAAAaacagggaataaaaaaaatattttgggaTTAGCTCACCCCTCCCCCTTACCACGGCTGAAAAGGACTTCCCTTTTGCCAAGTGGCAGTGTGTATCAAGGCCTTTATATCTGAATCGCAACAAATGAGCTATGTTTCTCAGCTCAGTTGCCATGggtaacacatttttttcttcccatGTCTAATCTTGGCTTCTCTCATCTTCTCTTCTTCTATTTGGAAGGCTTGCCTGCTACTGCAGCAACTGGCACTGTTTCACAGCTTATTCAGCTATTAGGCTGTACTTGGTGCTAAAAATCATGTAGCCTTAGATCTGAAATCTACTGCTACCACAAAAATCGTCTTCTCTGTGTCTGAAACTGCTTCAGCCTCTTAAATCTGCCTTCTCTACAGGTGGGAGtagtgaattaaaaaaacagcattgtCACTCTTAATAACAACTGACTTCACACCAGGTTTATTCACTCAATCCTCTTGAGAAAACGGCCCTTATCTAGCAACTTACCTAACCATAAATTGTGTAAACATTGTGAAACAGAAaatggagcaacatttaacatttttttttagtgtttcacAATGTTTGAAATGGAGGGTCTTTATATAAGttgttaaaactcaacagtgTTATAGTGCTAACAAAACAAAGATTACCTGCTACATAAATGAGTGTTTACTGTATatgaacagaaaaaagaaaaccccAAATCTAATGTGTATGTGATGGTGCTGTTAATAAACCCTGATACTTGTCTCAACAGGTGAATACACAGTGATGACAGCTCATTTCCATCTGAAAAGGAAGATCGGATATTTTGTCATTCAGACTTACCTCCCCTGCATCATGACAGTCATTCTTTCGCAAGTGTCTTTCTGGCTGAATAGAGAATCGGTGCCAGCTAGGACTGTGTTTGGTGAGTGTCTGCTTTCCTCGATGACCAACGTCTTCTACTTCCTCTCTCATACAAACATTAACATCAAATAGACAAAACACCATTATCCAAATGAAATATCTAAATTAAAGACTAatttgctcaaaaaaataagataagaataaaaaatgtctcATGACcgaacacaacaaacaaacctgTTCTGCAATTACAGCATTAGTAAATGTCAGTGATGTAGAGCAGACTATATCATTAACCTTTTAATATAAAGATGCAAGACAGTTATACTAATTCTGGGCACTATGAAACAATGGATGACGTTGAAAAACTACAGCTGAGTATCAAAAGACCTaaatcaatctttgtttttttaatgatttgtaTATGTCTCTATATGTCCAGGTGTAACCACTGTTCTCACAATGACAACACTGAGTATAAGTGCAAGGAACTCCCTCCCAAAGGTTGCCTACGCCACCGCAATGGACTGGTTCATTGCTGTCTGCTACGCCTTCGTCTTCTCTGCTTTGATTGAGTTTGCCACCGTCAATTACTTCACCAAGCGTGGCTGGGCTTGGGATGGAAAAAGTATTGTGATTGAAAAGGTAAGCTGAAGATAAAACCTGACTTTTTTAGAGGCTCAATTTTTAGGAAGATTTCACTGGTATTTTGTAACTGTTTGTTGAAGGAAGGAAAGCTGCAGTAGTGGCTCTAATAACCTCCAACAAAAGGAGCAAATGGGCTTTGTATGAAAGGCTGACAAGTGGACCTTAATGGCTAAGGCCAAGCAAATGTCAGCGGgaaacaaatataaacatagATGTGTTGAACCATGTTGTTTAAGTCTAAACTGACATGACTAGTTAGTTTTCAAAGAGGGAagtaacatctgttttatttacatagTGTCATAATACAGGTTGTCTCCGGACACAGTTCATAAGCTACATGTGCAGTTTTACTTCAACAGCTATCTGCTTAGACTGTGTTGAGATTGGAAAGAGGtatagagggagatgcagaaagagagagagaacaacaaCATAGCTCATTCAGATTCATGTATACAGTACCAATAATGATGAGTATATGTATCAAAGTCAACAGGTTTCATATTAGCatttataataatgatattggTAATAGGGGTAGGACTGAAAGGACAGAAacatagaggagagagagggaaataagCTTTGCACAGGTTTGTACTAAAGAGTAAGAATTATACCTATGTAATGTAATCATACCTCTCAGATAATGATGGTTTGattaaaggcctgcctctatCACAAGCCTGCTTCATATTAAGATCTGGTACCTTCGGTAGTAAAAGCAAATAAAGGCCCCGGTTTATACTTGAGGATTTACGGCAATAAAGATCTAACTTCTTTATTAATTCAACTTTAAGTAAACATTCCTGATGAAGCCATGTTTTCTGCTGTTACACCTCCTCAGTTGGTGTGACTGTTTGCTAAGTGTGTCTGTGGCATATCCAGAATGCTCCAAAGTGAAGTAATGTGGTTTCTATGAATAATATTTTCTAAGTTTGTTTCTCATAAATCTGCGACTCTAATCTCTGAATATTGCTCTTCTcctgcactttttttctttcttttttttgttacaatggCCTTAATAAACCATATAAACTCTCATGTGACAAGTGACATGTTTCAGGGTTGACTCTGTCTGCTTAAGTGTTTGCATTTAAACTTTTTGATCTTTTGACAGAATAAAGAGAGAGCATCGATGGTCAAGAAGAATAACGCCTACGCTGTAGCAGTGGCCAACTACGCACCGAACATCACCAAGGACTCAAGCACTCTGCCAACAATTGCCAAAGGTGGAACTCTGGATTCTAACAAGGCCAAAGATGGCAAAGACAGCAAAAAGACATTCAACAGTGTTAGCAAAATCGACAGAATGTCAAGGGTTATGTTTCCAGTTCTCTTTGGCAGTTTCAACCTTGTGTACTGGGCGACCTACCTTAACAGAGAACCTATAATAAAGGATATGGTCCCCTCAAATTAGAGGCCGGTTTCAATGGGGTGTGGTCTGGGGACTGAGCGATGCACCAAATACCTCTGGCAACTGTGTACACATTCCTTTTTCAGAGTGTAATCCTGGATTGCAGCGTGATCTTTTATCTTCCTGTTTTTTACACCGTCTCTGGCACATTTGAGAGAGCCTGGCTTTTGTAAATGTTTCTGAATATTTATAATCATGGTTTCATAGTGACTTATTATGTAATCACTTAACCAAGTATGTATTTTCATTGGAAGAGTGTTTCCAGTTACAGTATGTGGCCACTGTAAATATAACTCGAATGAAGAGTGAACTCATAAACATTAAAGCAaaaattttatttaactttcttTCAGATATGTTCAATTTTCCCTGTGATGTCCATTCTTCTGATATAACAGAACATACTTATTTTAGTGAAAGGGGGTGGTAAGGATGCAACAATACAGATAGCCCATTTTTCAATACAGCTTTCATACCGTCTTTTGATCACGGTTTTCAGCtcagataaaaaataacaataataataataatgataataagattaatcatctttatttataaagcacttttcaaaacagggttacaaagtgctttacaaataagaaagaaactaaaagacaataaaagagaaatgtggagGAAGAtaaatgaaaggaaataaaacaatgtttaaagaataaaacaaaaaaaattaagataaaaacaatcaaaactcagaaatataaaatattaaaagatttaaaaatacaaaaacataaaattaaatgataaaatcaTAAAACCCTGCTGTGATGCTGCCTAAAAAAGGATACAATGAACAAATTTTGTTGGAACAAAAAGgattcaggagaaaaaaacaaag is a genomic window of Notolabrus celidotus isolate fNotCel1 chromosome 8, fNotCel1.pri, whole genome shotgun sequence containing:
- the LOC117817450 gene encoding gamma-aminobutyric acid receptor subunit alpha-2-like; the protein is MWSRESASPLLICLLAHTALWKTRSVNADTTSDAFKTNITLFTRILDSLLDGYDNRLRPGLGDRITEVKTNIYVTSFGPVSDTDMEYTIDVFFRQTWKDERLKFHGPMNILPLNNLMASKIWTPDTFFHNGKKSVAHNMTMPNKLLRIKDDGTLLYTMRLTVHAECPMHLEDFPMDFHSCPLKFGSYAYTISEVTYAWTLNASDSVVVEGESSRLNQYDLLGQTVGQETIKSSTGEYTVMTAHFHLKRKIGYFVIQTYLPCIMTVILSQVSFWLNRESVPARTVFGVTTVLTMTTLSISARNSLPKVAYATAMDWFIAVCYAFVFSALIEFATVNYFTKRGWAWDGKSIVIEKNKERASMVKKNNAYAVAVANYAPNITKDSSTLPTIAKGGTLDSNKAKDGKDSKKTFNSVSKIDRMSRVMFPVLFGSFNLVYWATYLNREPIIKDMVPSN